A genome region from Glycine max cultivar Williams 82 chromosome 5, Glycine_max_v4.0, whole genome shotgun sequence includes the following:
- the LOC100817010 gene encoding flavin-binding monooxygenase family protein, translating to MVSETNQSKNVCVIGAGPSGLVAARELKREGHKVVVLEQNHDIGGQWLYNPNVQEEDPLGRDPWLKVHSSIYESLRLMSPREVMGFTDFPFLVKKGRDPRRFPSHRELLLYLKDFCEWFELRDMIKFNTKVHYVGPLNYGVPSEDLKWVVRSKDKNSEEEVEQVFDAVVVATGHYSNPRLPCIQGMAIWKRKQMHSHIYRSPEPFRGEIVVVVGNSFSGQEISMELVKVVKELHLSSKSLDIYEGLSKVISKHENFHLRPQIETLREDGTVIFNDGSSIIADTILYCTGYTYSFPFLDTKGMVVVDDNRVGPLYEHTFPPALAPSLSLVGIPRRILGLPFFESQGKWVAQLLSGKKALPSYEEMMKSIKEFYHSKEEAGIPKHYTHEIEGFDYCDKYAENVGLPKLQEWRKDLCVSAVVNLFINLETYRDSWNDDIDEKLQEALRSPYFTQLGVEPEDPSL from the exons ATGGTTTCCGAAACAAACCAGTCCAAGAATGTGTGTGTAATTGGAGCTGGACCATCAGGGCTAGTGGCAGCGAGGGAGCTGAAAAGAGAAGGTCATAAGGTGGTTGTGTTGGAGCAGAACCATGATATTGGAGGTCAATGGCTATATAACCCAAATGTACAAGAGGAGGACCCTTTGGGAAGAGACCCTTGGCTAAAGGTGCATAGCAGCATCTATGAGTCTTTAAGGCTCATGTCCCCCAGAGAGGTCATGGGCTTCACTGATTTCCCCTTTTTAGTCAAGAAAGGTAGAGATCCAAGGAGGTTTCCTAGTCATAGAGAGCTCCTTCTCTACCTTAAGGACTTTTGTGAATGGTTTGAGTTGAGAGACATGATCAAGTTCAATACAAAGGTGCATTATGTGGGACCATTAAATTATGGTGTCCCTAGTGAGGATTTGAAATGGGTTGTTAGAAGCAAAGACAAGAACAGCGAGGAGGAAGTTGAACAAGTGTTTGACGCTGTGGTTGTTGCCACTGGCCATTACTCTAACCCCAGATTGCCATGCATTCAAG GAATGGCCATATGGAAAAGGAAACAAATGCACAGTCACATTTACAGGTCGCCAGAGCCATTCCGTGGGGAG ATAGTGGTGGTGGTTGGAAATTCTTTTAGTGGACAAGAAATATCAATGGAACTTGTGAAAGTAGTGAAGGAACTCCACCTCAGTTCAAAATCACTTGACATTTATGAGGGTTTATCTAAAGTCATATCCAAACACGAGAACTTTCATCTTCGTCCACAG ATAGAGACCCTTCGAGAGGATGGGACGGTCATTTTCAACGATGGCTCCAGCATTATCGCAGACACTATTTTATACTGCACTGG GTACACCTATTCCTTCCCCTTTCTTGACACCAAAGGAATGGTTGTTGTGGATGATAACAGAGTGGGTCCTTTGTATGAACACACGTTCCCCCCAGCACTTgctccttctctttctcttgtaGGCATCCCCAGAAGA ATCCTGGGGCTCCCTTTCTTTGAGTCGCAAGGAAAATGGGTAGCTCAACTGCTTTCTGGGAAAAAGGCTTTGCCATCATATGAGGAAATGATGAAATCGATCAAGGAGTTTTATCATTCAAAAGAAGAAGCTGGCATTCCTAAACATTATACCCATGAAATTGAAGGCTTTGAT TATTGTGATAAATACGCAGAAAATGTAGGACTCCCAAAGTTACAAGAATGGAGGAAAGATCTGTGTGTATCAGCTGTAGTGAACTTATTTATCAACTTGGAGACATATCGTGATTCGTGGAATGATGATATTGATGAGAAGCTTCAAGAAGCCCTTCGAAGTCCTTACTTCACTCAACTAGGAGTTGAACCTGAAGATCCTTCTCTGTAA
- the LOC100818066 gene encoding flavin-containing monooxygenase FMO GS-OX-like 8, which produces MASETNQSKNVCVIGAGPSGLLAARELRKEGHKVVVLEQNHDIGGQWLYDPNVQEEDPLGRDPWLKVHSSIYESLRFMSPREIMGSTDFPFLVKKGRDTRRFPSHTEFLLYLKDFCEWFKLSEMIKLNTKVHYVGPLNYGVPSEDLKWVVRSKENKSEEEVEQVFDAVVVATGHFSNPRLPCIQGMDTWKRKQMHSHIYRSSEPFRGEIVVVVGNFLSGQEISMELVKVAKEVHLSSKSLIIFEGLSKVISKNENFHLRPQIDTLQEDGTVIFTDGSNIIADTILYCTGYNYSYPFLDTKGIVVVDDNRVGPLYEHTFPPSLAPSLSFVGIPRKILGITFFESQGKWIAQLLSGKKVLPSYEEMMESIEEFYHSNEVAGIPKRYTHVVDAFDYCDKYGENVGFPKTEEWRKELCISAGMNAFANLETYRDSWNDDIDEKLQEALRSPYFTQLEQLSL; this is translated from the exons ATGGCTTCCGAAACAAACCAGTCCAAGAATGTGTGTGTAATTGGAGCTGGACCCTCGGGGCTATTGGCAGCGAGGGAGCTGAGAAAAGAAGGTCACAAGGTGGTTGTGTTGGAGCAGAACCATGATATTGGAGGTCAATGGCTATATGACCCAAATGTACAAGAGGAGGATCCCTTAGGAAGAGACCCTTGGCTAAAGGTGCATAGCAGCATCTATGAGTCTTTAAGGTTCATGTCTCCCAGAGAGATCATGGGGTCAACTGATTTCCCCTTTTTAGTCAAGAAAGGTAGAGACACAAGGAGGTTTCCAAGCCATACAGAGTTCCTTCTCTACCTTAAGGACTTTTGTGAATGGTTTAAGTTGAGTGAGATGATCAAGCTCAATACAAAGGTGCATTATGTAGGACCATTAAATTATGGTGTCCCTAGTGAGGATTTGAAATGGGTTGTTAGAAGCAAAGAGAACAAGAGTGAGGAGGAAGTTGAACAAGTCTTTGACGCAGTGGTTGTGGCCACTGGCCATTTCTCTAATCCTAGATTGCCCTGCATTCAAG GAATGGACAcatggaaaagaaaacaaatgcaCAGTCATATTTACAGGTCTTCAGAGCCATTCCGCGGGGAG ATAGTGGTGGTGGTTGGAAATTTTTTAAGTGGACAAGAAATATCAATGGAACTTGTGAAAGTAGCGAAGGAAGTTCACCTCAGTTCGAAATCTCTTATCATTTTTGAGGGTTTATCCAAAGTCATATCCAAAAACGAGAATTTTCACCTTCGTCCACAG ATAGACACCCTTCAAGAGGATGGGACTGTGATTTTCACGGATGGTTCCAACATTATCGCTGACACTATTTTATACTGCACTGG GTACAATTATTCTTACCCCTTTCTCGACACCAAAGGAATAGTTGTTGTGGATGATAACAGAGTGGGTCCTTTGTATGAGCACACTTTCCCACCATCACTTGCTCCTTCACTTTCTTTTGTAGGCATCCCCCGAAAG ATCCTGGGGATCACTTTCTTTGAGTCCCAAGGAAAATGGATAGCGCAACTACTGTCTGGGAAAAAAGTTTTGCCATCATATGAGGAAATGATGGAATCCATCGAGGAGTTCTATCATTCAAATGAAGTAGCTGGCATTCCTAAACGCTACACCCATGTGGTTGATGCCTTTGAT TATTGTGACAAATACGGAGAAAATGTTGGATTCCCAAAGACAGAAGAATGGAGGAAAGAGTTGTGCATATCAGCTGGAATGAACGCTTTTGCCAACTTGGAGACATATCGTGATTCGTGGAATGATGATATTGATGAGAAGCTTCAGGAGGCCCTTCGAAGTCCTTACTTCACTCAACTTGAACAACTTTCTCTGTAA
- the LOC100500294 gene encoding nucleoside triphosphate pyrophosphohydrolase-like, translated as MEYSNGFPRKRDVSLQELSKRLAEFAEVRGWDQYHSPRNLLLALVGEVGELSEIFQWKGEVAKGLPNWSSDDKEHLEEELSDVLLYLVRLADVCGLDLGQAALTKIVKNAQKYPVTSTN; from the exons atggagtacTCTAATGGATTCCCTAGAAAAAGAGATGTTTCTCTTCAGGAACTTAGCAAAAGGCTTGCTGAGTTTGCTGAAGTAAGAGGATGGGATCAATATCACAGTCCCAGAAATCTTCTTTTAGCTCTT GTGGGAGAGGTGGGAGAGCTTTCTGAGATCTTCCAGTGGAAAGGAGAGGTTGCAAAGGGATTGCCCAATTGGAGTTCTGATGATAAGGAGCACTTAGAGGAAGAGCTTTCAGATGTTTTGCTTTATTTAGTGCGTCTTGCTGATGTTTGTGGGCTAGATCTTGGACAGGCTGCTCTGACTAAAATAGTGAAGAATGCTCAGAAATACCCAGTTACTAGTACTAATTAA
- the LOC100783886 gene encoding probable LRR receptor-like serine/threonine-protein kinase At1g74360, whose translation MSEQETHSCGLLLFFFWILLSGKAVVGESLDKDKEVLLKLKLYLDSKILADRGGYIYWNTNSSNPCEWKGISCSATKRVVGIDLSNSDITGEIFKNFSQLTELTHLDLSQNTLSDEIPEDLRHCHKLVHLNLSHNILEGELNLTGLISLCTLDLSNNRFYGDIGLNFPAICANLVIANVSGNKLTGRIESCFDQCVKLQYLDLSTNNLSGSIWMKFARLNEFYVAENHLNGTIPLEAFPLNCSLQELDLSQNGFVGEAPKGVANCKNLTSLNLSSNNLTGTIPIEIGSISGLKALYLGNNSFSRDIPEALLNLTNLSFLDLSRNQFGGDIPKIFGKFKQVSFLLLHSNNYSGGLISSGILTLPNIWRLDLSYNNFSGPLPVEISQMTSLKFLMLSYNQFSGSIPPEFGNITQLQALDLAFNNLSGPIPSSLGNLSSLLWLMLADNSLTGEIPLELGNCSSLLWLNLANNKLSGSLPSELSKIGRNATTTFESNRRNYQMAAGSGECLAMRRWIPADYPPFSFVYSLLTRKTCRELWDKLLKGYGVFQICTPGERIRRTQISGYIQLSSNQLSGEIPSEIGTMVNFSMMHLGFNNFSGKFPPEIASIPIVVLNITSNQFSGEIPEEIGSLKCLMNLDLSYNNFSGTFPTSLNNLTELNKFNISYNPLISGVVPSTRQFATFEQNSYLGNPLLILPEFIDNVTNHTNTTSPKEHKKSTRLSVFLVCIVITLVFAVFGLLTILVCVSVKSPSEEPRYLLRDTKQWHDSSSSGSSSWMSDTVKVIRLNKTVFTHADILKATSSFSEDRVIGKGGFGTVYKGVFSDGRQVAVKKLQREGLEGEKEFKAEMEVLSGHGFGWPHPNLVTLYGWCLNGSEKILIYEYIEGGSLEDLVTDRTRFTWRRRLEVAIDVARALIYLHHECYPSVVHRDVKASNVLLDKDGKAKVTDFGLARVVDVGESHVSTMVAGTVGYVAPEYGHTWQATTKGDVYSFGVLVMELATARRAVDGGEECLVEWARRVMGYGRHRGLGRSVPLLLMGSGLVGGAEEMGELLRIGVMCTTDAPQARPNMKEVLAMLIKISNPKGDSSYGPYLI comes from the exons ATGTCAGAGCAGGAAACACATTCTTGTGGCTTACTCTTATTCTTTTTCTGGATCCTTCTTTCAG GTAAAGCTGTTGTAGGGGAATCTTTGGACAAAGACAAAGAGGTTCTGCTGAAGCTGAAATTGTACCTGGACAGCAAAATTCTTGCAGACAGAGGAGGGTACATATATTGGAACACCAATAGCTCCAATCCTTGTGAATGGAAAGGAATTTCATGCAGTGCTACGAAGAGGGTGGTTGGCATAGACCTTTCTAATAGTGACATCACTGGTGAGATATTTAAGAATTTCTCGCAGCTCACTGAACTCACACATCTTGATCTCTCTCAGAACACGCTCTCTGATGAGATTCCTGAGGACTTGAGGCACTGCCACAAGCTCGTGCATCTCAACCTATCACATAATATTCTTGAAGGGGAGCTGAACTTGACTGGATTGATAAGCTTGTGCACATTGGACTTGTCAAATAACAGATTTTATGGGGATATTGGGTTGAATTTTCCTGCCATTTGTGCCAATTTAGTCATTGCGAATGTCTCAGGTAATAAATTGACTGGTAGGATTGAAAGCTGCTTTGATCAATGTGTAAagttgcagtacttggatttgAGCACCAACAATCTGAGTGGAAGCATATGGATGAAGTTTGCGAGGCTCAATGAGTTTTATGTTGCCGAGAACCATCTAAATGGGACTATTCCTTTGGAAGCTTTTCCTTTGAATTGTAGCCTTCAAGAACTAGACCTTTCACAAAATGGATTTGTTGGTGAGGCACCTAAGGGGGTTGCTAACTGCAAGAATTTAACCAGTCTGAATCTTTCTAGTAACAATCTTACTGGGACTATTCCCATTGAAATAGGGTCCATTTCAGGCCTTAAAGCATTGTACCTGGGAAACAACAGCTTTTCAAGAGATATTCCTGAGGCCCTTCTGAACTTGACCAATTTGTCCTTCTTGGATTTGAGCAGAAACCAATTTGGTGGGGACATACCAAAGATATTTGGCAAATTTAAGCAAGTAAGCTTTCTTCTGTTGCACTCAAATAATTACAGTGGAGGATTGATATCCTCAGGAATTCTCACATTACCAAACATTTGGCGGTTAGACCTAAGCTACAATAACTTTTCAGGTCCACTACCTGTTGAGATTTCTCAAATGACAAGTCTGAAGTTTCTAATGTTATCCTACAACCAATTCAGTGGATCCATTCCACCTGAATTCGGAAACATTACCCAACTTCAAGCCCTTGACCTTGCCTTCAACAATTTGAGTGGGCCTATACCCTCAAGCCTTGGAAACTTGAGCTCCCTCTTATGGTTGATGCTTGCAGACAATTCTTTAACCGGAGAAATCCCTCTGGAGTTGGGAAACTGTTCAAGCTTGTTATGGCTAAACCTTGCCAACAATAAGCTCTCTGGAAGTTTGCCTTCTGAACTGTCCAAAATTGGAAGGAATGCCACGACCACATTTGAATCGAATAGGCGAAACTATCAAATGGCTGCTGGATCTGGTGAATGCTTAGCAATGAGGAGATGGATACCTGCAGATTACCCTCCATTCAGCTTTGTGTATAGCCTCTTAACCAGGAAAACTTGTAGAGAGCTTTGGGACAAATTGCTCAAAGGATATGGTGTTTTCCAGATTTGCACGCCTGGTGAAAGAATTCGCAGAACTCAGATATCCGGGTATATTCAGCTAAGTTCAAACCAGCTCAGTGGTGAAATCCCTTCAGAGATTGGGACAATGGTGAACTTCAGCATGATGCACTTGGGGTTCAACAACTTCTCTGGGAAGTTCCCTCCAGAGATTGCAAGTATTCCCATTGTGGTGCTAAACATCACAAGTAACCAGTTTTCAGGTGAAATTCCCGAAGAAATTGGCAGCTTGAAGTGCTTGATGAATCTTGACTTGTCATACAACAATTTCTCTGGGACCTTTCCCACAAGTTTGAACAACTTGACAGAGCTTAACAAGTTCAACATCTCATACAACCCCCTAATATCCGGTGTGGTTCCATCAACACGACAGTTTGCTACCTTTGAGCAAAATTCATATTTAGGCAACCCCCTTTTGATCCTTCCCGAGTTTATCGATAACGTTACCAATCATACAAACACCACCTCTCCCAAAGAGCATAAAAAGTCCACAAGACTGTCTGTGTTTTTGGTGTGTATAGTTATAACACTGGTTTTTGCAGTATTCGGGCTTCTTACGATCCTAGTCTGTGTATCGGTGAAAAGCCCTTCAGAGGAACCAAGATACCTCTTGAGGGATACAAAACAATGGCATGATTCCAGCAGCTCCGGATCCTCATCATGGATGTCTGACACAGTTAAGGTTATCCGTCTGAACAAGACAGTTTTCACACATGCCGACATTCTGAAAGCAACTAGCAGCTTCTCAGAGGACAGAGTTATAGGAAAAGGAGGGTTTGGAACAGTGTACAAGGGAGTGTTTTCAGATGGCAGACAAGTGGCAGTGAAGAAGCTTCAAAGGGAAGGTCTTGAGGGTGAGAAGGAATTCAAGGCTGAAATGGAGGTTCTGAGTGGTCATGGCTTTGGTTGGCCACATCCAAACCTGGTCACACTCTACGGTTGGTGCCTAAATGGTTCAGAGAAGATACTGATTTATGAGTACATAGAAGGTGGAAGCTTGGAGGATTTAGTCACTGATAGAACACGTTTCACATGGAGGAGGAGGCTAGAAGTGGCAATTGATGTGGCACGTGCACTAATCTATTTGCACCACGAGTGCTACCCTTCTGTTGTTCACAGAGATGTGAAGGCTAGCAATGTGTTACTAGACAAAGATGGGAAGGCCAAGGTTACCGATTTTGGGCTTGCTAGAGTGGTTGATGTTGGGGAGAGTCATGTGAGTACTATGGTGGCTGGGACTGTGGGCTATGTTGCACCTGAATATGGACACACTTGGCAGGCTACTACAAAAGGGGATGTGTACAGTTTTGGGGTGTTGGTTATGGAGCTGGCAACAGCAAGAAGAGCAGTGGATGGAGGGGAAGAGTGTTTGGTGGAGTGGGCTAGGCGTGTTATGGGTTATGGACGACATCGCGGGTTGGGTCGTTCTGTGCCGCTTTTGCTAATGGGTTCTGGGCTTGTTGGTGGGGCTGAGGAGATGGGTGAGTTGCTAAGGATTGGGGTGATGTGCACAACTGATGCACCACAGGCTAGGCCTAACATGAAGGAGGTTCTTGCTATGCTGATTAAGATATCCAACCCCAAGGGGGACTCAAGTTATGGACCCTACCTTATTTAG